The following proteins are encoded in a genomic region of Liolophura sinensis isolate JHLJ2023 chromosome 7, CUHK_Ljap_v2, whole genome shotgun sequence:
- the LOC135470629 gene encoding NACHT and WD repeat domain-containing protein 2-like, with the protein MSVMNDQEKKVLLGQVTLGTIAPVPSGVVRVFICTSGQDTVQERNALIEIVYPRVREYCRREYGLEFQAVDLHWGNEDNLYPDNHSTCSFYHREISRCQEQSEGPNFLLLMGQKRGRCSLPASIPDEEFRHLRHALMRHKGRQNRNYGLLEEWYELNENALPNAYILKPVSSNIPEYVDVSSICFYILHPCFTFSSPVFKGKGYEWRKWQGTNESSVPDMLRHGLMAKVLRDGFAIGWRFHCRPLRPQTPISFFHKRQYVESQVYHGIETAEHPDGKCLALFRNIIDLKNHTDDEGSEKFTELTYNERQEHLEIDPVVEKKLTALKSRLEDLLPDANRATFEVLWRYDDVIDPKLHKKYLDSLCDAVLNKLITLVDNVSKERNAQTGSELYQEVYQHWLRCKDLAESYRGREDILTKINRYLLGSSPKPLVLHGVSGSGKTFLMSKCSLEAQNVFTCPVITITRYVGYTPHSSSLRPLLVSLCSQLKVVLDDDPNVIPTDCAELVKLFHKLLHRVPKDYRLLMFLDDISLIRPDSSATDLTWLPSELSKNVRLVVSTKPGNSLARLRDNVVQEQENFLEIGALSTAEAYNLLLHLTAQDNRVVTENQRDTLRQAFQTCSLPLYVKIMTDFVCKEWVSSMLVSTQMLPMALADSVSYMFSHLEKTYGPVTVTRSMGYLCASKTGLSDCEMHDILSLDDAVLGEVFANRHPLLHRVPCSKWIQIKDTVSPFLASKKQDGVTVNFLCHEIFDEFVKERYLCDENTVKEIHSLLADYFLGSWANQRKPFSTKYTCTRGAWSPSIETDRLVPAQPHTFTSRSGVTRYNRRKFDQVARHLYCSGRLEELNRLVLFNYDWIYNKTKALSLEQIITDLDLHPSKETTLVSECLRVSLSVIEKDINNLAAELSGHLLPHYRSYPNIRQLINTCDRKGLKHNALIPIFPYHKVTGSSLKYVLEAHTQIDQCFLSHDGATLFTKGRESPEVFSCASDSGGGRTVLLTSSGYLHITPNGKYMVVIDHVTEKTAKIHSGDDGRFIGQLVVMNHIDVKPREKYHMGPVCVSNQRICIVVSADKSYLCIAELPGCTFLQIVELDNRATVCEITSDSNFVFCNSGRHMLTYNLYTLEHTSTAALSYAPNSMALTHDGRRCYVSSEMENKLTTMHVIRGSVDVVYKAVLEDWMEGDKIYELKVSPDDTMVVLRGSHNLVVHSRQDEQVTAHFHRPSESLDEFRLPMSSYERLVFTQTAFSGDSRYLFGTLFRNIYMWEISSGNLITAVQTPPGVVSVLLASPNYGLLYTLLHGHSSVQCWDVQEVTNKVDPVDQLCDRVTDIRVTSDQSRAFATCSTGEEIAVVEMATGTILDLLTHDSKVEDFAISPDGNHVLVSTKPKWSNCAVKVWNVRNRQIIAEFGNTSGYCVSYHKENALLLLYQQENTFKAPFHITRFTFYDENFLSGVFDFQVPFLLSKPFVTANDRHLVMFTARDYIGSKGMYDTPEVTVVDLETEKVINIFTPENFYDVTSMVAILDVRGSPRYPTMLAVIYLSEGLKDTPENGQLFCPQYGLLILDVIQGSIKAMCEPFISAALPINNDLLLANDFSFAIDGSSNIFDCVSMSYSGSMPFKLRSPRSLALNGKVVVFADGSILRVFRLENMEALVTCETHAEITTLKICDDDRTLVLGCNDGTLLSYILLYPDTDDCEDILSALPSRQEDSVPDREVPSRRSPRAWDKVSREDNIPGYSRPPSAKSTGPSEKELLEKVKPVKRIRPNSDTYLYMNDKSVTCAVM; encoded by the exons ATGTCCGTCATGAACGACCAGGAGAAGAAAGTCTTGCTAGGTCAAGTCACCCTCGGGACCATCGCACCCGTACCCTCAGGTGTGGTAAGAGTCTTCATATGCACATCGGGTCAAG ACACAGTACAGGAGAGAAATGCCTTGATAGAGATCGTTTACCCGAGGGTAAGAGAATACTGTAGGCGAGAATATGGACTTGAATTTCAG GCAGTGGACCTGCACTGGGGAAACGAGGACAATCTTTACCCTGACAACCACTCTACGTGCAGTTTCTATCACCGGGAGATCAGCCGATGCCAAGAACAGTCTGAAGGACCCAACTTTCTG CTGTTAATGGGCCAGAAACGGGGCAGATGTTCGTTACCGGCTTCCATACCTGACGAAGAGTTTCGCCATTTACGGCATGCGCTAATGCGACACAAAGGGAGGCAAAACCGTAACTATGGCTTACTAGAGGAATGGTACGAGCTGAACGAAAACGCCTTGCCAAACGCCTACATTCTGAAACCCGTGTCCAGCAACATTCCGGAATATGTAGACGTAAgtagtatttgtttttatatactcCATCCCTGCTTTACGTTCTCCTCACCAGTATTTAAGGGAAAAggttatgaatggaggaaatgGCAGGGAACCAACGAGAGTTCGGTTCCAGATATGTTACGTCATGGCTTAATGGCTAAAGTGTTGCGTGATGGGTTCGCCATAGGCTGGAGATTTCATTGTAGGCCACTCAGGCCACAAACCCCCATTAGttttttccataagcgacaat ATGTTGAGTCCCAGGTATACCACGGCATAGAGACAGCTGAGCATCCTGATGGCAAATGTCTGGCCTTGTTCCGTAACATAATAGATCTTAAGAACCACACCGATGATGAAGGAAGTGAGAAATTCACCGAGCTGACATACAACGAGAGGCAAGAACATCTAGAGATTGATCCTGTCGTCGAAAAGAAACTAACCGCGCTAAAATCAAGACTTGAAGACCTCCTACCAGATGCCAACCGAGCCACGTTTGAAGTTTTGTGGAGATACGATGACGTCATCGAcccaaaacttcataaaaaatatcTGGATAGCTTGTGCGACGCTGTGCTCAACAAATTAATTACCTTGGTGGATAACGTCTCCAAAGAAAGGAATGCGCAAACCGGAAGTGAGTTGTATCAGGAGGTTTACCAACACTGGTTGCGGTGTAAAGACTTAGCTGAGAGTTATCGAGGAAGGGAAGACATACTGACGAAGATAAACCGCTACTTACTGGGTTCCTCACCCAAGCCCCTTGTTCTTCATGGAGTGTCTGGATCTGGGAAAACGTTCCTCATGTCCAAATGTTCCCTGGAG GCGCAGAATGTGTTCACGTGCCCTGTGATTACAATAACTCGATATGTGGGGTACACACCGCATAGTTCTAGCCTTCGTCCGTTACTGGTTAGTCTCTGCTCGCAGCTTAAGGTTGTTCTAGATGATGACCCGAATGTGATTCCAACAGATTGTGCTGAATTGGTCAAGTTGTTTCACAAACTTTTGCACCGTGTTCCCAAAGACTACCGATTGTTGATGTTTCTCGATGATATTAGCCTCATAAGACCAGATTCAAGTGCTACAGACTTAACATGGCTGCCCTCCGAGCTAAGTAAAAATGTACGGTTGGTCGTTTCGACGAAGCCAGGAAATTCGCTGGCAAGGCTACGAGATAATGTTGTCCAAGAGCAGGAGAATTTCCTGGAAATAGGAGCTCTCAGTACTGCTGAGGCATATAACTTACTGCTTCATCTCACTGCCCAAGATAATAGGGTAGTCACGGAAAATCAAAGAGACACGTTACGACAAGCGTTTCAGACTTGCAGCTTGCCATTGTATGTGAAAATTATGACTGATTTTGTTTGCAAAGAATGGGTGTCGTCTATGCTAGTGTCCACACAAATGTTACCGATGGCACTCGCTGACAGTGTGAGCTATATGTTTAGTCACTTGGAGAAAACATATGGTCCAGTGACAGTGACAAGGTCAATGGGTTATCTCTGCGCTTCCAAAACTGGACTTAGTGACTGTGAAATGCATGACATCTTATCGCTGGATGACGCCGTGCTGGGAGAAGTCTTTGCCAATCGACATCCTCTACTCCACAGAGTTCCCTGTTCAAAATGGATACAGATAAAAGACACAGTTTCGCCATTTCTGGCATCCAAAAAACAAGACGGAGTTACAGTGAATTTTCTTTGTCATGAGATTTTTGATGAGTTCGTTAAAGAAAGATATTTGTGCGATGAGAACACTGTGAAAGAAATACACTCTTTACTGGCGGACTATTTTCTGGGAAGCTGGGCAAACCAACGCAAACCCTTCAGCACTAAATATACGTGCACTAGAGGAGCATGGTCACCGTCTATAGAAACTGACAGATTAGTGCCAGCTCAACCTCATACATTCACAAGCCGAAGTGGCGTCACCAGGTACAATCGGCGAAAATTTGACCAAGTAGCACGCCATTTGTACTGCTCTGGTCGCCTGGAAGAATTGAATCGTCTGGTGCTTTTTAACTACGATTGGATATACAATAAAACGAAGGCTTTGTCACTGGAACAAATCATAACAGACCTCGATCTCCATCCGAGCAAAGAGACGACATTGGTCAGTGAATGTCTGAGGGTCTCACTAAGTGTTATAGAGAAGGACATTAACAATTTGGCTGCGGAGCTCAGCGGGCACCTCCTACCCCACTATCGGTCCTATCCCAACATTCGCCAGCTAATCAACACGTGCGACAGGAAAGGGCTCAAACACAACGCCCTCATTCCCATTTTTCCGTATCACAAAGTCACAGGAAGCTCCTTGAAATACGTCCTTGAAGCCCACACCCAAATCGATCAGTGCTTCCTGTCGCATGATGGCGCCACTTTGTTTACTAAAGGGAGAGAATCCCCTGAGGTGTTTTCGTGTGCATCTGACTCGGGTGGGGGAAGAACCGTGTTACTGACGTCCTCCGGCTACCTGCACATCACACCTAACGGCAAATACATGGTGGTAATTGACCACGTCACGGAGAAGACGGCTAAGATTCATAGTGGTGACGACGGCCGTTTCATCGGTCAGCTCGTGGTCATGAACCACATCGATGTGAAGCCGCGAGAGAAGTACCACATGGGTCCCGTTTGTGTTTCCAACCAGAGAATCTGTATCGTTGTTTCCGCCGATAAGAGTTACCTCTGTATAGCCGAGTTGCCCGGATGCACATTCCTTCAAATCGTTGAGTTAGACAATCGTGCTACTGTGTGTGAGATAACCTCAGATTCGAACTTTGTATTCTGCAACTCGGGTCGCCATATGCTGACTTACAATCTCTATACTCTGGAACACACTTCCACGGCTGCACTCTCTTACGCACCAAATTCTATGGCTCTCACCCACGATGGACGGCGTTGCTACGTATCCAGTGAAATGGAGAACAAGCTTACAACGATGCATGTCATACGTGGAAGTGTTGATGTGGTCTACAAGGCTGTATTGGAGGACTGGATGGAGGGAGACAAGATATATGAACTAAAGGTATCGCCAGACGATACGATGGTTGTTCTAAGGGGCTCTCACAATTTGGTAGTTCACAGCCGACAAGATGAGCAGGTGACAGCTCATTTTCACCGGCCCAGCGAGTCTCTGGATGAATTCCGATTGCCCATGTCCTCCTATGAACGACTGGTCTTCACCCAAACAGCTTTTTCTGGTGATAGTCGATATTTGTTCGGGACTCTGTTCAGGAATATCTACATGTGGGAAATCTCGTCCGGTAATCTAATCACTGCAGTGCAAACTCCACCGGGGGTGGTCAGCGTTCTTCTGGCCTCACCAAATTATGGCCTCTTGTACACGCTGTTGCACGGACACAGTTCCGTCCAGTGCTGGGACGTCCAGGAAGTCACAAACAAGGTGGATCCCGTCGATCAACTGTGTGATCGTGTGACAGATATTCGCGTCACATCAGACCAGTCACGTGCATTCGCCACATGCAGCACTGGCGAGGAAATCGCGGTAGTTGAGATGGCCACTGGGACAATTCTCGATTTGTTGACGCACGATAGCAAAGTTGAGGACTTTGCCATATCTCCTGATGGTAACCATGTTCTCGTTTCCACCAAACCTAAATGGAGCAACTGTGCCGTGAAGGTGTGGAACGTTCGAAACAGACAGATAATCGCTGAATTTGGCAACACGTCTGGGTATTGTGTCTCATATCACAAAGAAAATGCTCTCTTGCTCCTATATCAGCAAGAGAACACATTCAAAGCGCCTTTTCATATCACCAGATTTACCTTTTATGACGAGAACTTCCTGTCAGGGGTATTTGATTTCCAAGTGCCATTTCTTCTCTCGAAACCGTTCGTCACCGCAAACGATCGCCATTTAGTTATGTTTACAGCACGTGATTACATAGGTAGTAAAGGGATGTACGACACGCCGGAGGTAACCGTAGTGGATCTGGAGACAGAGAAAGTCATCAATATCTTCACACCCGAGAATTTTTATGACGTCACTAGCATGGTAGCCATATTAGACGTTAGAGGTTCCCCACGCTACCCGACAATGCTGGCCGTTATATATCTGTCCGAAGGCCTCAAAGATACGCCTGAAAATGGACAGTTATTCTGTCCACAATATGGCCTGCTCATCCTGGACGTAATTCAGGGAAGTATCAAAGCTATGTGCGAACCTTTCATATCAGCCGCACTGCCCATCAACAACGACTTACTACTGGCAAACGACTTCTCCTTCGCAATCGATGGATCGTCTAATATCTTCGACTGTGTATCCATGTCATACAGTGGGAGTATGCCCTTCAAGTTAAGAAGTCCGCGGTCGCTGGCGCTGAACGGAAAAGTCGTGGTTTTCGCTGATGGCTCTATCCTTCGTGTTTTCCGATTGGAAAACATGGAGGcactggttacatgtgagaCGCACGCTGAGATAACCACCCTCAAAATATGTGATGACGATAGGACGCTAGTCTTGGGGTGTAACGATGGAACGCTTCTGTCGTACATTCTCCTGTACCCAGACACAGACGATTGCGAGGATATCCTATCTGCGCTGCCGAGCCGACAGGAGGACTCGGTGCCAGATAGAGAGGTTCCCAGCAGACGCTCTCCACGGGCCTGGGACAAAGTCAGCAGGGAGGACAACATCCCAGGATATTCCAGACCGCCTTCTGCCAAAAGCACCGGGCCCAGCGAGAAGGAGCTGCTGGAGAAGGTGAAACCGGTGAAAAGGATCAGACCCAACTCGGACACCTACCTCTATATGAACGACAAATCGGTGACGTGTGCAGTTATGTAA